Proteins from one Corticium candelabrum chromosome 4, ooCorCand1.1, whole genome shotgun sequence genomic window:
- the LOC134178415 gene encoding uncharacterized protein LOC134178415 → MGRGKSDDETRSCWLPGGGRRHVGLLGLVLFVGAVVVAAVAVGLQSWASQETNIWEKTIGLFQRCDDRKGGRLVCESISGIDCSKAAKESDCDEMVVTLTAIAALMIIGAILSLGSAVLCTPGIQMHAVSCIVGIVSGLLFLISVILFAVMDRKFSGYFQKEACLSTSFGCAIAALFLAWCASAVAGIATREEEDDEDY, encoded by the exons ATGGGCAGAGGCAAGTCAGACGACGAGACAAGA AGTTGTTGGCTCCCTGGCGGCGGGCGACGACACGTTGGC ctaCTGGGGCTCGTATTGTTTGTGGGTGCTGTGGTCGTGGCAGCTGTCGCTGTGGGTTTGCAGAGTTGGGCGTCGCAAGAGACTAACATATGGGAGAAGACTATCGGCTTGTTCCAACGTTGCGATGACAGAAAGGGCGGAAGGTTGGTGTGCGAAAGTATCTCAGGCATCGACTGCTCGAAGGCGGCCAAGGAATCAGACTGCGATGAAA TGGTTGTAACTCTGACTGCAATTGCTGCATTGATGATCATTGGTGCTATTCTATCTCTCGGTTCAGCTGTCCTTTGCACTCCTGGCATACAAATGCATGCAGTGTCGTGCATTGTAGGCATTGTGTCTGGCCTACTGTTTCTCATCAGTGTTATACTGTTTGCTGTCATGGATAGAAAATTCAGTGGTTACTTTCAGAAGGAGGCGTGTCTCTCTACTAGCTTTGGTTGTGCTATTGCGGCTCTTTTCCTTGCGTGGTGTGCAAGTGCGGTTGCTGGCATTGCGACAAGGGAAgaagaagatgatgaagacTATTGA